A window of Mesomycoplasma lagogenitalium contains these coding sequences:
- a CDS encoding NAD(P)/FAD-dependent oxidoreductase translates to MEKIYDVIIIGAGPSGLSAAIYASRGNLSVAIVEKGAPGGKMVAQSKIENWPGDKMVMGADLALRMYEHAIEYGAEHLYGEVETVKSLSEFEKEVHLKSGNVLKAKSVVIATGMNERKPMDVEGILEFEHKGVSYCVICDGPLYGKNPAIVIGGGNSAVEEGAFLASIASEVHVFVRDAKFIAEPKLVEELMARDNVKVHFNSRVLKLMGTNSLEKALVEIDGKQQELKVASVFPYIGFIPASSMVKDLGIVEPNGFIKVDQFQETKVKGIYAVGDITQKEIRQIITATNDGGIAGKILTNRLGK, encoded by the coding sequence ATGTAATCATTATTGGAGCTGGACCTTCAGGATTATCAGCTGCAATTTATGCTTCAAGAGGTAATTTATCAGTAGCAATTGTTGAAAAAGGTGCTCCAGGTGGAAAAATGGTAGCTCAATCAAAAATTGAAAACTGGCCTGGAGATAAAATGGTTATGGGAGCTGATTTAGCTTTAAGAATGTATGAACACGCCATTGAATATGGTGCAGAACATTTATACGGAGAAGTAGAAACAGTTAAATCACTTTCGGAGTTTGAAAAAGAAGTTCATTTAAAATCAGGAAATGTATTAAAAGCAAAATCAGTAGTTATTGCTACTGGAATGAACGAAAGAAAACCAATGGATGTTGAAGGAATTTTAGAATTTGAACATAAAGGTGTTTCTTATTGTGTAATTTGTGATGGACCATTATATGGAAAAAATCCTGCCATTGTTATTGGTGGTGGAAATTCAGCAGTTGAAGAAGGGGCATTTTTAGCTTCAATCGCTTCTGAAGTTCATGTTTTCGTTCGTGATGCAAAATTTATAGCAGAACCAAAACTAGTTGAAGAACTAATGGCTAGAGACAATGTTAAGGTTCATTTCAACTCGAGAGTTTTAAAATTAATGGGAACTAACTCACTTGAAAAAGCACTTGTAGAAATTGACGGAAAACAACAAGAATTAAAAGTTGCATCTGTTTTCCCATACATAGGATTTATTCCTGCATCAAGTATGGTTAAAGATTTAGGAATTGTTGAACCTAATGGCTTTATCAAAGTTGATCAATTCCAAGAAACCAAAGTTAAAGGAATTTATGCTGTTGGAGATATTACTCAAAAAGAAATTCGTCAAATTATTACAGCTACAAATGACGGTGGTATTGCTGGAAAAATTTTAACTAACAGATTAGGAAAATAA